Proteins from a single region of Candidatus Parcubacteria bacterium:
- the rplB gene encoding 50S ribosomal protein L2 (Derived by automated computational analysis using gene prediction method: Protein Homology. GO_component: GO:0000315 - organellar large ribosomal subunit [Evidence IEA]; GO_component: GO:0022625 - cytosolic large ribosomal subunit [Evidence IEA]; GO_function: GO:0003735 - structural constituent of ribosome [Evidence IEA]; GO_process: GO:0006412 - translation [Evidence IEA]), which produces MGIKKVKPTTPGRRQASFDDFKDITKKNPEKALIVIKKRQGGRNNKGKITVRHRGGGAKRYIRLVDFKRNKFDIPAKVAAIEYDPGRGARLALLNYADGEKRYIIAPLDFQVGDTVMSSQKLIEIKTGNAMPLEYIPAGMAIHNLELIAGLGAKIVRGAGNAAFVMGVEGKYAQVKLPSGEIRLIKKNCLCTVGRVSNPDKRHLVLGKAGRSRYLGIRPTVRGSAMNPNDHPHGGGEGNQPIGLKNPKTKWGKPALGIKTRRRQASDRLIVKRRAKRK; this is translated from the coding sequence ATGGGTATTAAAAAAGTAAAACCAACAACTCCCGGACGACGTCAAGCCTCTTTTGATGATTTTAAAGATATCACCAAGAAGAATCCGGAAAAAGCTTTGATTGTTATTAAAAAACGCCAAGGCGGTCGCAATAATAAAGGTAAAATTACCGTACGTCATCGCGGCGGCGGCGCTAAACGTTATATTCGTTTAGTTGATTTTAAGCGTAATAAGTTTGATATTCCAGCCAAAGTGGCCGCGATTGAATATGATCCGGGTCGTGGGGCCAGATTAGCGCTCTTAAATTATGCTGATGGTGAAAAGCGCTATATTATTGCTCCTTTAGATTTTCAGGTGGGTGATACCGTTATGAGTTCCCAAAAATTGATTGAGATAAAAACTGGAAACGCCATGCCTTTAGAGTACATTCCGGCGGGGATGGCTATTCATAATTTGGAGTTGATTGCTGGCTTAGGTGCTAAGATCGTTCGGGGCGCGGGTAATGCCGCTTTCGTGATGGGCGTGGAAGGAAAGTACGCTCAAGTAAAATTGCCTTCCGGAGAAATTCGCTTAATCAAGAAAAATTGTTTGTGTACCGTTGGCCGGGTAAGCAATCCTGATAAACGTCATTTGGTTTTAGGCAAAGCGGGTCGTTCTCGTTATTTAGGTATTCGTCCAACTGTTCGCGGTTCGGCGATGAATCCCAACGATCATCCTCATGGTGGTGGTGAAGGTAACCAGCCGATCGGCCTAAAGAACCCGAAAACTAAATGGGGTAAGCCGGCTTTGGGAATTAAAACCCGTCGTCGTCAAGCCAGCGATCGCCTGATTGTCAAGCGACGCGCTAAACGGAAATAA